The following coding sequences lie in one Candidatus Eremiobacterota bacterium genomic window:
- a CDS encoding RraA family protein encodes MTAKTLSEGLTTAHLADACLRLGIAPRCAALRAVSTGARLTGRCVPVRHYGSVDIFLEAIDSAKPGDALIVDNAGRTDESCVGDLVALEAATAGLSGIVIWGCHRDTAEIRELGLPVFSLGANPAGPVRLDPRSELAFASAVVGDFSVTADDFVVADDDGVLFLPADQLDDLIRAACSIRDTEQLQARRAKEGETLRSQLRFAEYLERKKSDPSLTFRKHLQSLRASIEE; translated from the coding sequence ATGACAGCGAAGACTTTGAGCGAGGGTCTCACGACCGCTCATTTAGCCGACGCATGCCTGCGATTGGGTATTGCGCCGCGCTGCGCTGCTCTGCGTGCGGTCTCGACAGGTGCTCGGCTCACTGGACGCTGCGTGCCCGTGCGGCACTATGGCAGTGTCGATATCTTCCTTGAAGCGATTGATTCGGCGAAACCGGGTGACGCGCTAATCGTCGACAACGCAGGACGCACCGACGAGAGCTGCGTCGGGGATCTTGTGGCACTCGAGGCGGCGACGGCGGGTCTTTCCGGTATTGTCATTTGGGGTTGTCATCGCGATACCGCCGAGATTCGCGAACTCGGTCTCCCGGTATTTAGCTTGGGTGCGAACCCCGCCGGACCAGTCCGCCTAGATCCACGCAGCGAGCTTGCATTCGCATCGGCTGTTGTAGGAGATTTCTCGGTGACAGCCGACGACTTTGTTGTTGCCGATGACGATGGTGTGCTTTTTTTGCCGGCGGATCAGCTCGACGACCTGATTCGCGCTGCATGCTCCATCCGCGACACCGAGCAACTCCAAGCTCGGCGCGCCAAGGAGGGCGAAACGTTGCGCTCTCAGCTGCGGTTCGCGGAGTATCTCGAGCGCAAAAAATCAGATCCGTCGCTCACCTTTCGAAAGCACCTTCAATCGCTGCGCGCCTCGATTGAGGAATAA
- a CDS encoding Virginiamycin B lyase: MKQFYAVAAIASFALSGCAVGQRDALPGGVSFQTLRSLHPGTRGSIKFYNDTFGDATPDGVVAGPDGALWFTDPGNDVIGRITTGGSYTLEQSVGEQVSSGITVGPDKNLWFTFSNGIGRMKTNGTYTLFQDSEGSSPQGITTGPDGALWYAQSDGTVGRITTNGTISHFTVAPGNANLQGIATGPDGNLWVTQEVVGGTRISNQVIRLSPKGKHASYKVGDGPTYICVGPDKAMWFTESDANAIGRLTTSGKYREFPTNYEYAAPSGIAKGPDGALWISDFNGRFGIGRVTTKGKFSFYGGPAANAELRQITAGPDHNMWFTSFLAPEGIGRVTTR, translated from the coding sequence ATGAAGCAGTTTTATGCAGTAGCCGCGATTGCGTCTTTTGCGCTCTCCGGTTGCGCGGTGGGGCAACGTGACGCGCTGCCCGGCGGTGTTTCGTTTCAAACGTTGCGCTCGCTGCATCCGGGTACGCGTGGTTCGATAAAGTTTTACAACGATACGTTCGGCGACGCGACGCCGGACGGCGTCGTCGCCGGCCCCGACGGCGCGCTCTGGTTTACCGACCCCGGAAATGACGTCATTGGGCGCATCACGACGGGCGGATCGTATACGCTGGAACAGTCGGTCGGCGAGCAAGTATCGAGCGGGATCACCGTCGGTCCGGATAAGAACCTCTGGTTCACCTTCTCTAACGGCATCGGACGCATGAAAACCAACGGCACCTATACGCTGTTTCAAGATTCCGAAGGCTCGTCTCCGCAAGGCATTACGACCGGACCCGACGGCGCGCTTTGGTACGCGCAGTCGGATGGAACCGTGGGGCGCATCACGACGAACGGCACAATCAGTCACTTCACCGTTGCTCCCGGCAACGCCAACTTGCAAGGCATCGCGACGGGACCCGACGGCAATCTATGGGTAACGCAAGAAGTCGTGGGCGGCACTCGCATCTCCAATCAAGTCATTCGTCTATCGCCGAAAGGCAAACATGCCTCGTACAAGGTGGGCGACGGGCCGACGTACATATGCGTTGGGCCCGACAAGGCGATGTGGTTCACGGAAAGCGACGCAAATGCGATCGGACGGTTGACAACGTCGGGAAAGTATCGGGAATTTCCGACGAACTACGAGTACGCCGCCCCATCGGGCATCGCGAAAGGCCCTGACGGCGCGCTATGGATTAGCGATTTCAACGGTCGCTTTGGGATCGGCCGCGTTACGACCAAGGGCAAATTCTCTTTCTACGGCGGACCGGCCGCAAACGCCGAACTTCGCCAAATTACCGCTGGCCCAGACCATAACATGTGGTTCACATCTTTTCTCGCGCCTGAAGGAATCGGAAGGGTCACGACGCGGTGA
- a CDS encoding Dam family site-specific DNA-(adenine-N6)-methyltransferase, which yields MYAKASVLPGLPSPSLPPPLKWAGGKRWLVPRLCRIWSGGHPSRRLVEPFVGGLAVVLGLLPRTALLNDSNPHLISFYKWLQYGLEPDGVTFKNDRATFYANRSRFNELIEAGKADSAEAAALFYYLNRTGYNGLCRFNGSGLFNVPFGSYKVITYRTGREFAEYRSALRAYDFRCGDFADLVLRNDDLVYADPPYDVEFTSYSAGGFDFEDQKRLAKWLAKHSGPVVASNQATKRILQMYRSLGFAVMTLAAPRRISCDGNREDVREMLATLNL from the coding sequence ATGTACGCTAAAGCCTCAGTTCTTCCGGGCTTGCCCTCCCCTTCGCTCCCGCCTCCCCTAAAATGGGCGGGCGGGAAGCGTTGGCTGGTCCCCCGCCTCTGCCGGATCTGGAGCGGGGGGCACCCCAGCCGGAGGCTGGTGGAACCGTTCGTTGGGGGGCTTGCCGTCGTTCTTGGGCTGCTTCCTCGGACAGCGCTCCTCAATGACTCCAACCCGCACCTGATTTCGTTCTATAAGTGGCTACAATACGGGCTCGAACCCGATGGCGTCACTTTTAAGAATGATCGCGCTACGTTCTACGCCAATCGCTCGCGGTTCAATGAGCTAATCGAGGCTGGGAAAGCCGATAGCGCCGAGGCTGCTGCGTTGTTCTACTACCTCAATCGCACCGGCTATAACGGCCTCTGCCGCTTCAACGGAAGCGGGTTATTCAACGTGCCTTTTGGCTCTTACAAGGTGATTACGTACCGCACTGGAAGGGAGTTTGCGGAATATCGTAGCGCCCTCCGAGCCTACGATTTTCGGTGCGGCGACTTCGCGGACTTAGTTCTACGGAACGACGACCTTGTTTATGCCGATCCGCCCTATGACGTGGAGTTTACGTCGTATTCAGCCGGGGGTTTTGACTTTGAGGACCAGAAACGGCTTGCCAAGTGGCTCGCCAAGCACTCAGGTCCGGTCGTAGCTTCGAACCAGGCGACAAAGCGTATCTTGCAGATGTATCGCTCTCTCGGGTTCGCTGTAATGACACTGGCCGCTCCGCGCCGAATATCGTGCGACGGCAACCGCGAGGATGTGCGCGAGATGCTAGCGACCTTAAACCTGTGA
- a CDS encoding DNA adenine modification methylase, which produces MLNDLGRFRFTTSIVSYPNRGPWGDSAYRGNCTGHIIRAFLATYHVSRHDLFVDPMEGSGTARDVAADLSIPYVGLDLRSGFDATQRDLMSELGSPAGTIWIHPPYAGMIPYSGHQWGTAVHSSDLSSARADLPAFSKMLGAVLKNAYKALRPLGHYGVLIGSWRKDRRYYDLPQVVTSVAPGELVDVIIKIQHNTRSLSTPYGGRLVRIAHEHLFVFRRLA; this is translated from the coding sequence ATGCTAAACGATCTGGGTCGCTTCCGATTTACCACCAGCATCGTCTCATACCCAAACCGAGGACCGTGGGGCGACTCAGCTTACCGAGGCAACTGCACGGGCCACATCATCCGCGCCTTCCTCGCAACGTACCATGTCTCGCGCCACGACCTGTTCGTAGACCCAATGGAAGGGTCCGGGACTGCTCGTGACGTTGCAGCTGATCTATCCATTCCTTATGTCGGACTGGACCTGCGTTCAGGATTCGACGCGACGCAGCGCGATCTCATGAGCGAGCTCGGCAGCCCAGCGGGGACCATCTGGATTCATCCGCCTTATGCTGGAATGATCCCTTATTCCGGGCACCAATGGGGGACTGCTGTGCATTCGTCCGATCTGTCTTCGGCGCGGGCTGATCTTCCGGCTTTTTCAAAAATGCTAGGAGCAGTGCTGAAAAACGCATACAAGGCGCTGCGCCCGCTCGGGCATTACGGCGTACTTATCGGATCGTGGCGGAAGGACCGCCGCTACTACGATTTGCCTCAGGTCGTTACAAGCGTCGCGCCAGGTGAGCTGGTCGACGTGATCATTAAAATCCAGCACAATACTCGATCTCTGAGCACACCGTACGGAGGCCGTCTCGTACGCATTGCCCATGAACATCTGTTCGTGTTTCGACGATTAGCCTGA
- the istB gene encoding IS21-like element helper ATPase IstB, which translates to MELERINDLCQKLAMGTLATHLAHSTEEAARKDWSYHEFFEHVLRAELHERQERSRVQLTKTAGFPTIKTLEQYDFTFATGAPKSLINELNSLTFIERAENIVLLGPSGVGKTHLAIALGYKATQSGIKTRFVSAADLMLQLASTHRHGRLKEYLRRAIQAPKLLIIDELGYLPFSREEASHFFQVIAQRYEHGSVVITSNLPFAQWDTALAGDATMTAAMLDRLLHHAHIAMITGESFRLRERKKAGIKLPPAKSAAKVGQN; encoded by the coding sequence ATGGAACTCGAGCGGATCAACGATCTTTGCCAGAAACTGGCAATGGGAACACTTGCAACGCACCTCGCACACAGCACCGAGGAAGCCGCACGCAAGGACTGGAGCTACCACGAGTTCTTCGAGCATGTGCTGCGAGCCGAGCTTCACGAGCGACAAGAACGCAGCCGCGTGCAGCTGACCAAGACAGCCGGATTTCCCACGATCAAGACCTTGGAACAGTATGACTTCACGTTCGCCACCGGCGCACCGAAATCGCTGATCAACGAACTCAACTCGCTGACCTTCATCGAACGGGCTGAGAACATTGTGCTGCTTGGGCCGAGCGGCGTTGGCAAGACGCATCTTGCCATCGCACTCGGGTATAAAGCGACGCAATCCGGGATCAAGACCCGATTCGTTTCAGCGGCCGATCTTATGCTGCAGCTTGCCTCGACTCATCGCCATGGACGGCTCAAAGAATACCTCCGGCGGGCGATCCAGGCGCCGAAACTACTGATCATCGACGAGCTCGGCTATCTGCCGTTCTCGCGTGAAGAAGCCAGCCATTTCTTCCAAGTCATTGCGCAGCGTTACGAGCACGGGTCAGTGGTCATCACGAGTAATCTACCGTTCGCGCAATGGGATACGGCCCTTGCCGGCGACGCCACCATGACCGCCGCAATGCTTGACCGCCTATTGCATCACGCACATATTGCGATGATTACCGGCGAGAGCTTCCGGTTACGCGAGCGCAAGAAGGCGGGAATCAAACTGCCGCCGGCAAAATCCGCAGCCAAGGTGGGTCAGAATTAA
- a CDS encoding N-acetylmuramoyl-L-alanine amidase, protein MAGARKAFVINNSWPHFAVTFEGGIYKAYQYLSIAVAARTLEHRPNTVQTNKQSAIQIEIAGHAKDAPGFSKAYLDGIAALMRWIEENASVGRTTEVMFVSPGQETRLSDERWLAYKGWCGHQHVPHNSHEDPGAINIDYLLARSSTGFVGGSGAQNEDEGIPGGP, encoded by the coding sequence GTGGCAGGGGCGCGAAAGGCATTCGTAATTAACAATAGCTGGCCTCACTTTGCAGTGACGTTTGAAGGTGGGATTTACAAGGCTTATCAATATTTATCAATTGCTGTAGCTGCGCGCACGCTTGAACATCGTCCTAATACTGTGCAGACGAACAAGCAATCAGCCATTCAGATCGAGATCGCCGGCCACGCTAAGGATGCTCCAGGGTTCAGTAAAGCTTACCTGGATGGCATCGCCGCTCTAATGCGCTGGATTGAAGAAAATGCAAGCGTCGGCCGGACTACCGAGGTGATGTTCGTATCACCGGGCCAGGAAACGCGCTTATCTGACGAACGCTGGTTAGCCTATAAGGGCTGGTGCGGTCATCAGCACGTTCCTCATAATTCGCACGAAGATCCCGGCGCGATTAACATTGACTATCTCCTCGCCCGATCAAGCACGGGGTTTGTCGGCGGTTCCGGTGCCCAAAACGAGGATGAGGGGATTCCCGGCGGTCCCTAA
- a CDS encoding glycoside hydrolase family 25 protein: MAKMIYGIDVSSYQKKIDWTKVAATKKVAFVIARVFHSKAPGDYGDDTMFVGNHDACTQAGIPFGVYFYFIVAQSGGKQAEHLLEIADGRFGTLAPVIDVEEGSGAQGWGASADARLANLAACAQRITAALGKPIIYTNQDTWNTYFSGSAQFADYRLWLADPHGSPGKPRYMPRGWKSWTIHQYATGTIDGIDAAVDLDCLNSDNIAVIQAKK; encoded by the coding sequence TTGGCTAAAATGATCTATGGAATCGACGTTTCCTCATACCAGAAGAAAATCGATTGGACAAAAGTGGCGGCGACGAAAAAGGTCGCTTTCGTCATTGCCCGCGTCTTCCACAGTAAGGCTCCTGGCGACTATGGCGACGATACGATGTTCGTCGGCAATCATGATGCTTGCACTCAGGCCGGCATACCCTTTGGCGTCTACTTCTATTTCATCGTGGCTCAAAGCGGCGGCAAACAGGCCGAGCATCTGCTGGAGATTGCTGACGGACGTTTCGGGACGCTTGCGCCGGTAATTGACGTCGAAGAGGGGTCGGGCGCCCAGGGCTGGGGCGCCTCCGCGGATGCGCGCCTCGCGAACCTAGCTGCGTGTGCGCAGCGGATAACGGCGGCACTCGGCAAACCGATCATCTATACGAATCAAGATACCTGGAACACCTACTTCAGCGGCTCGGCACAGTTTGCCGACTACCGGCTCTGGCTCGCCGATCCGCATGGCTCGCCTGGGAAGCCCAGATATATGCCGCGCGGGTGGAAGAGTTGGACGATACACCAATACGCAACAGGGACAATTGACGGCATCGACGCCGCCGTGGATCTGGATTGCCTGAATTCCGACAACATCGCAGTCATACAAGCAAAGAAATAG
- a CDS encoding FAD-dependent oxidoreductase, which translates to MTNKYDVIIVGASFGGVAAALSIASFDSVRVLLLEESDWIGGQATVQGVTRWDEADSMPVESSGSNRSYRDLRNAIRDWYATHATLSADGYKQRFFNPGFAKAGPPFSLGANPFRCDPNVATEILQQKLQQHSRFITVRHGVRIETAEVVDGVVRFLRSAEGEEFHASFYLDATDLGDLLQVCEVPWRIGAESQGDTGERSAPAQRHSEHIQPITIPIAVELTGSEEEHPIPKPLNYDTIAANQQFSVEDGDISTVFTEPAPGADTLWNYRQYLDPANFSDKNHALSRTTINYGSNDYQAAAIPTGSLEGDRRVIEEAREVSIACLYWLQNFCPRDDREGTGYLNIKLLAGALGRDDGTAAQPYIRESRRLARPAEVVVQSDIEAPSNIDEMARGAYLFADSCGIGWYGIDVHSASRGKPCIGTPWLGFGTYPFQIPTGALYSMTHANFVAACKNIGTTHVTSGAYRVHPVEWAIGEAAGALAAFCVTNGYAPAQVRGDRAVLISYQQALLERGVPLFWWKDVSFDSDAETFVAVQLLSVHGLIDPGDTLCFRPSDGFTDADKAFVVQRLRHAVPWPTGFQSRGSAAVWLCKHLDWLK; encoded by the coding sequence ATGACAAATAAATACGACGTAATCATTGTTGGTGCGAGTTTTGGAGGCGTTGCGGCAGCGCTGTCTATCGCATCATTCGATTCGGTTCGTGTACTTCTGCTTGAGGAGAGCGATTGGATTGGCGGACAAGCGACGGTTCAGGGCGTAACGCGGTGGGACGAGGCGGACTCGATGCCCGTCGAAAGTAGCGGCAGCAATCGCAGCTATCGCGACCTCCGAAACGCGATCCGCGATTGGTATGCGACCCATGCGACGCTCTCCGCCGACGGATACAAGCAACGCTTTTTTAACCCAGGCTTCGCGAAGGCGGGGCCACCTTTCTCGCTCGGTGCGAACCCCTTTCGCTGCGACCCGAACGTTGCGACGGAGATCCTTCAGCAGAAGCTCCAGCAACATTCGCGATTCATCACCGTCCGCCATGGTGTGCGAATCGAAACGGCCGAGGTAGTCGACGGAGTGGTGCGATTCTTACGCAGTGCGGAAGGCGAAGAGTTTCATGCTAGCTTCTATCTCGACGCGACCGACCTCGGTGACTTACTTCAGGTATGCGAGGTTCCGTGGCGCATCGGAGCCGAAAGTCAAGGTGACACCGGCGAGCGTTCGGCGCCGGCGCAGCGCCACTCCGAGCATATTCAGCCTATTACTATCCCGATCGCCGTCGAGTTGACAGGATCCGAGGAAGAGCACCCCATTCCAAAGCCCCTAAACTACGATACGATTGCCGCGAATCAACAGTTCAGCGTCGAGGATGGCGATATCAGCACCGTTTTCACCGAACCAGCCCCGGGAGCGGATACTCTCTGGAATTACCGGCAGTATCTCGATCCCGCAAATTTCTCGGACAAAAACCACGCCCTTAGCCGAACAACAATCAACTACGGCAGCAATGACTATCAAGCAGCCGCAATTCCTACTGGGTCCCTCGAAGGAGATCGTCGCGTTATCGAGGAGGCTCGCGAAGTCTCGATAGCTTGCCTGTACTGGCTGCAAAACTTCTGTCCGCGCGACGACCGTGAGGGGACCGGGTACCTCAATATCAAGCTTCTTGCCGGCGCGCTCGGCCGCGACGATGGTACGGCGGCACAGCCGTACATTCGGGAAAGCCGCCGCCTTGCGCGCCCCGCTGAAGTTGTGGTTCAAAGCGACATCGAGGCTCCTTCTAATATCGACGAGATGGCGCGAGGAGCCTATCTTTTTGCAGACTCGTGCGGAATCGGCTGGTACGGAATTGACGTGCACTCAGCGTCGCGGGGCAAGCCATGCATCGGAACGCCGTGGCTCGGCTTCGGCACCTATCCCTTTCAAATCCCAACTGGCGCGTTATACAGTATGACCCACGCGAACTTCGTCGCTGCTTGCAAGAATATCGGAACGACGCACGTTACTTCCGGTGCTTACCGCGTGCATCCGGTCGAATGGGCGATCGGTGAAGCCGCCGGCGCGCTCGCGGCCTTCTGCGTAACCAATGGGTATGCGCCGGCGCAAGTACGCGGGGATCGTGCCGTTCTTATCAGCTATCAGCAAGCGTTATTGGAACGCGGCGTACCGCTTTTTTGGTGGAAAGATGTGTCGTTCGATTCCGATGCCGAAACCTTCGTCGCCGTGCAGCTCCTAAGTGTACACGGCCTAATCGATCCCGGTGACACCCTCTGTTTTAGACCGTCTGATGGATTTACCGATGCGGATAAGGCATTTGTAGTGCAGCGCCTACGCCACGCCGTGCCGTGGCCAACTGGATTCCAGTCGCGTGGTAGTGCCGCCGTTTGGCTTTGCAAGCATTTGGATTGGCTAAAATGA
- a CDS encoding beta-lactamase family protein, which translates to MTRLSITCTGLSVLLILVILGWTPGAAMEATNDLFPAQVAQRLDTQLAAIMQRYNLPSVAVAVEVPGKGRYTFVDGFANLQTSARRTLDQPFRIASITKPFAATAILLLVDRGLLRKNDAIAKWYPSFPNAAIITVDDLLRMRSGIPAPNDDEVLAQVYDAPLAPAPSLEAELASYAKLKKQFKPPNTFGEYTDFSYDILGGIAQRVTGKDIGQLMTESVIVPLGLRSTWYPRTTAIPSPLRGYGWNPHAKRFEDKTIFNPPLASASGALVSTVSDLLTFSRALCHGTLLKPQTHRDQLTGQSLRETNTDYGEGVAVGDGVCGHSGTINGFNTDMYYFTKFNASLVINVNRLDRDNRPQTTPVLELMTKAIQTELTER; encoded by the coding sequence ATGACGCGACTTTCCATAACGTGCACGGGCCTTTCTGTGCTGCTAATTCTCGTAATCCTCGGCTGGACGCCGGGGGCAGCAATGGAGGCGACAAACGATCTCTTCCCCGCACAAGTAGCGCAGCGGCTCGACACGCAACTCGCGGCGATCATGCAACGATACAATCTGCCGAGCGTCGCGGTCGCTGTCGAGGTTCCGGGCAAGGGGCGCTACACGTTCGTCGACGGCTTTGCCAACCTTCAAACGTCCGCGCGGCGGACACTGGACCAGCCGTTTCGGATCGCGAGCATTACGAAGCCCTTTGCGGCAACCGCGATTTTGCTCTTGGTCGATCGCGGGTTGTTGCGAAAGAATGATGCCATCGCAAAGTGGTATCCATCCTTTCCAAACGCCGCGATCATCACGGTCGACGATCTGTTGCGGATGCGCAGCGGCATCCCGGCGCCCAACGACGACGAGGTTTTGGCGCAGGTATACGACGCGCCGCTTGCGCCGGCGCCGTCACTTGAAGCGGAACTGGCGTCCTACGCGAAGCTCAAGAAGCAGTTCAAGCCGCCGAACACGTTCGGCGAGTATACAGATTTCAGTTACGACATTCTAGGGGGCATCGCCCAACGAGTGACGGGCAAGGATATCGGCCAGCTCATGACCGAGAGCGTCATCGTGCCGCTTGGGCTGCGGTCTACCTGGTATCCGCGGACCACGGCGATCCCGAGCCCGCTGCGCGGATACGGCTGGAATCCCCACGCCAAACGGTTCGAAGATAAGACGATTTTCAACCCGCCGCTTGCAAGTGCATCCGGCGCGCTGGTGTCAACAGTCTCCGACCTCTTGACGTTCTCGCGCGCATTGTGCCACGGTACACTGCTCAAGCCGCAAACGCATCGGGATCAGCTCACGGGGCAGTCTCTGCGAGAAACTAACACCGACTACGGCGAGGGCGTCGCGGTCGGCGATGGCGTCTGTGGCCACTCCGGCACGATCAACGGCTTTAATACCGATATGTACTACTTCACGAAGTTCAATGCGTCGCTCGTCATCAACGTCAATCGGCTCGATCGTGACAACCGCCCCCAGACCACGCCGGTCCTCGAACTCATGACCAAAGCGATTCAGACGGAGCTCACGGAGCGTTAG
- a CDS encoding winged helix-turn-helix transcriptional regulator, with protein MRIAGIEARHVRFGFSEARECLRAIAVMLYPTAHAEQMPWVRDARRRLPRDLRSSMEHFRFFFSPTAELFARAWRDSKTQGFDLELRALRASPDVFRDAVVRRLSGSPLVTKSELESMRRPQSYESLANAHVKRHPETRSMLRQFVQSPDVSLRLFCDMLSAFHERVVQPTWGSIDKRLQEDIAARRHVLRTHGLVALLRTLGADISVAHERDGAVIDLPFGDGALRLDARARLVLVPSFFCWPHVERIVIKRPAGVRTILAYPLPPLPRKVAKIPDGEQVVKCCAALGDPIRLRIFELLNGRELSTRELAGFLQLTEPATSRHLQRLFDAGLVTRRRNSYFVMYALCRETVRRVIGALRVASSP; from the coding sequence ATGCGAATCGCCGGTATTGAGGCGCGTCACGTGCGTTTTGGTTTTTCCGAAGCGCGGGAATGTTTGCGCGCCATCGCCGTCATGCTTTATCCCACGGCCCATGCAGAACAAATGCCGTGGGTGCGGGATGCCCGCCGCAGGCTACCTCGCGATTTGCGCAGCAGTATGGAGCATTTTCGGTTCTTCTTTTCGCCCACAGCCGAGCTATTTGCGCGCGCCTGGCGCGATTCTAAAACGCAGGGTTTCGATTTGGAACTCCGTGCGCTGCGCGCGAGTCCCGATGTTTTCCGGGACGCCGTGGTAAGGCGCTTGAGCGGCTCGCCGTTGGTAACCAAATCAGAACTCGAATCAATGCGCCGGCCGCAATCGTATGAGTCACTAGCCAATGCCCACGTTAAGCGTCACCCAGAGACCCGATCGATGCTCCGCCAATTCGTTCAATCGCCCGACGTAAGCCTACGCCTTTTTTGCGACATGCTGTCTGCTTTCCACGAACGGGTAGTGCAGCCGACATGGGGCTCCATCGACAAACGACTGCAGGAAGACATCGCCGCCCGTCGACACGTCTTGCGGACGCATGGTCTGGTCGCGCTTTTGCGCACGCTTGGCGCCGATATTAGCGTTGCCCACGAGCGGGACGGCGCCGTCATTGACCTTCCTTTTGGCGATGGCGCTTTGCGCCTAGACGCGCGCGCGCGTCTCGTACTTGTACCGTCTTTCTTTTGCTGGCCGCATGTAGAGCGCATCGTGATCAAACGGCCCGCCGGCGTGCGCACTATTCTAGCCTATCCGCTCCCGCCTCTTCCTAGAAAAGTAGCGAAGATTCCTGACGGCGAGCAGGTGGTCAAGTGCTGCGCGGCACTGGGAGATCCAATCCGTTTGCGCATTTTCGAGCTTTTGAACGGTCGCGAGCTTTCGACTCGGGAGCTCGCGGGCTTTTTACAACTCACCGAGCCGGCGACTTCGCGTCATCTTCAGCGACTGTTTGATGCGGGTCTCGTTACGCGTCGGCGAAACAGCTATTTCGTCATGTACGCGCTTTGCCGGGAAACGGTACGGCGTGTGATCGGCGCGCTTAGGGTTGCCTCGTCGCCGTAA
- a CDS encoding beta-lactamase family protein: MKSKARKYLAGVTFAIALSIETGHSASAAAGAQGTSDKQLAGDMQSTLSSLASADKFSGAALLARGDSILFQGAYGYAERSFGVKNAVDTKFNIGSMGKMFTGVAILQLAQAGKLALDDRLSKDLPSYPNRAVAKAVTIRQLLNHTSGLSDFFGPKFVAANMNRFDSLESLLPFFVNAPLLFKPGSQWQYSNAGYIVLGLVVAHLSGESYYDYVQRHIFTPASMRDTGNWAADEVIPNRAAGYTNMGTDGAARKSNVFFLQRGGSAGGGYSTVGDLFRFAQALQDRELLNDRYTKLELSPQVATGRPGVLYGFGMEQRTINGVRIVGHSGGGPGIQGFLDIYPDLGYVVSILANYDNAASEVDHKLRLAITDAPPAQVLTLSTEDLKAVEGKYLPVVPPGLGIIPPPITITDEGNGIRVDPGMGPAFHFVPISATKFVGAEDQTLGITFTKDATGRVTALKTTGFGPVPAVTATRQP; this comes from the coding sequence ATGAAAAGCAAAGCGAGGAAATATCTTGCCGGGGTCACTTTTGCGATCGCCCTATCTATCGAGACGGGGCACTCGGCGAGCGCCGCAGCCGGAGCTCAGGGTACTTCCGACAAGCAGCTTGCCGGCGATATGCAATCTACACTGTCCTCATTGGCCTCGGCTGACAAATTTTCGGGAGCCGCACTGCTCGCCAGAGGTGATTCGATACTTTTCCAAGGGGCGTACGGTTACGCGGAGCGTTCGTTCGGTGTAAAGAACGCCGTGGATACGAAGTTCAACATTGGATCGATGGGGAAAATGTTTACCGGCGTTGCGATTCTGCAGCTCGCTCAGGCCGGAAAACTTGCGCTCGACGACCGTCTTAGCAAGGATCTTCCTAGCTACCCAAATCGCGCTGTGGCAAAGGCCGTAACGATCCGTCAGCTGCTGAACCACACTTCCGGTCTGAGCGATTTCTTTGGCCCAAAGTTCGTGGCCGCAAATATGAACAGGTTCGATTCCTTGGAATCGCTGCTGCCCTTTTTCGTTAACGCCCCGTTGCTTTTCAAGCCGGGCTCTCAGTGGCAGTACAGCAATGCCGGGTATATCGTTCTCGGTTTAGTCGTCGCCCATCTCTCCGGTGAATCATATTACGATTACGTACAGCGCCACATATTTACGCCCGCATCGATGCGCGACACCGGCAACTGGGCGGCGGACGAAGTGATCCCGAACCGTGCGGCCGGCTACACGAACATGGGAACAGACGGTGCGGCGCGCAAGTCCAACGTCTTCTTCCTTCAGCGTGGCGGTTCGGCCGGCGGCGGTTATTCGACCGTGGGCGATTTGTTTCGTTTCGCACAGGCGCTGCAAGACCGCGAGCTCCTCAACGACCGGTACACCAAGCTCGAACTGTCCCCGCAAGTTGCCACCGGCAGGCCAGGCGTCCTCTACGGATTCGGCATGGAGCAGAGGACAATCAATGGAGTTCGGATCGTAGGACATTCCGGCGGCGGTCCCGGGATTCAAGGCTTCCTGGATATCTATCCTGATCTCGGTTACGTCGTTTCAATTTTGGCCAACTACGATAACGCCGCCTCGGAGGTTGACCATAAACTTCGGCTCGCGATTACCGACGCGCCGCCGGCCCAAGTTCTCACCTTGTCGACCGAAGATCTCAAGGCGGTAGAGGGAAAATATTTACCGGTCGTCCCTCCGGGCCTCGGGATCATACCGCCGCCGATCACAATTACCGATGAAGGCAACGGGATCAGAGTGGACCCGGGCATGGGCCCTGCTTTTCATTTCGTTCCGATATCGGCAACGAAGTTCGTCGGCGCCGAAGACCAGACCCTAGGTATTACGTTCACAAAAGACGCGACCGGGCGGGTGACAGCGCTAAAAACGACCGGGTTCGGACCGGTGCCCGCAGTTACGGCGACGAGGCAACCCTAA